GGACTTGCGGATATGTTTTTAGTGGAATCGCCCACAACAGGCTATTTTCCTAATAACAGAAAAAAATGGGGCAGGAAAAAAACGTTTGATTATGCACCCCATTTTTCATTGAAAGATAAAAATACTCGCTTATTGGATGTGGATGGTGATCTGCAGGTCGATGCCATGCATACGGATAACAAAGCATTCTACATTTACAAAAATAATAATGGGGAAAAGTGGCTGGCACCAAAGGTCATAAAACGCAAACATGACCGCGAAATTTTTCCTGATGTTAATTTTTCAGACGCTTCAATCCGCCTGGCAGATGTTGTTGGAGATGGGCGGCAGCATATCGTGCAAATTCATAGCAAAAGGATCGTTTTTTGGCCTAATCTGGGTAATGGGAATTGGGGTACCCGAAGAACCATAAAGAACGCACCGAAACTTCCCCAAAATTATCAACCTGAAAGATTATTCCTGGTAGATATTGACGGAGACGGCCTTTCAGACATTGTATATGTTGATTACGACAGAGTCTATTGCTGGATGAATCAGTCAGGACATGCTTTTAGTGAAGCGATTGAAATCAAGGGAACGCCCCCCATGGCAAATGCTGCGATTGTTATTGCAGATATGAAAGGGACTGGAACACAAGGCATCCTGTGGAGTTTTCATCAAAGTTTAAAAAATAATGTCAAATACAGATATCTTGAATTGGCCGGTGCCGAAAAACCTTACTTATTAAACAGCATCACTAATAATGCAGGTGTTCAAACTAAAGTTTTTTATTCATCTTCTGTGCAATTTAAAAGTGATGATCAGGTTCAAGAATCATTTCTTCCGTTTCCGGTTAATGTGATTAGTAAAATAGAAGTGACTGATCCGGCTACAAACAATACTGCCATATCTGATTTTGAATACTATGATGGAAACTATGACGCTGATTTCAAACAATTTTTAGGGTTTGGCAAAGCTGTTAAAATTGACCGCGGAGATGCCTCCGAACCATCATTGAAAACAATTTCCTATTTCCATAATGATGATCCGGGACTTAAAGGGGCGCAATTCAAAACACAAATATTTGGAATCGATAATACGGCTTTGCAAGAAAAACCGTATAAGACAGAAGAAAACATCTATTCCGTAAAAACCATTGTGACAACCGCTGAAGGGAAAGCGGTTAAAGCGGTTAATCTTGAAAAAAATGTTAAGAAAAATTTTGAAAGAACAGATTCCTTTAATTCAATAACCCTGACTTTTGATTATGATGAATTTGGTAATAAAATCTCGGAAGTCAAAGAAACACTATGGCATGATGATGGCGGCGCACTACAAAGCCGTTATCTAAAAAAAGAAACAGAGTATGCAAAAAACACATCTAAATGGCTTGTTGGGTATCCCTGCCGCGTAATCACAAGAGATAGATTAAATAACATTATTGAAGGTAACATTACCTATTATGATGGTAATGAATTCATCGGTTTACCTGTTGGCCAGATTGATAAAGGTGGCGTGATGCGTGAAAGGCATCTGGCCATAACGGACAGCATATTAAACACCGTTTATCCTTCTTGGACACACGACATGGCCTCACTGGGGTATGTCTCAGATAACGATCCGGTATTGGGAGACGGGTATTATGTAGATAAAGTAGCCCAGAAAATAGATTCGAACGGAAATCCCACTGAAAGAAAAAATTCAAAGGGAAATAGTATCAAAATCGAATTTGACAGCTTTGGGATTTATCCGCTCAAAATTATTTCCCCCAACAATTTGATACAAACTACTGAATTCGAATACAAATATGGGTCTATTATAAAACAATATGACTATAATAATGTTCCCAAAACAATGGAATATGATATTGCAGGAAGGCTGGTCAAGGTTTTCAGGCATGATGATCCGGCAAATGAAGCCCATATTGAGTATCAGTATCATGCTAGTCACGGTTCTAATCATCGAACTACGCTCACGCGCCCAGAAATGGGATCGACTGTTCAGCATAAAAAGGTTGAGTACTTTGATGGGTATGGAGAAAAGCTGCAGGTTCGCTCTGAAGCCGAAGATGGAAAATTAGTTGTCAGCGGCAATACCATTAGAAATTGCAAAGGGAACATTATCAAAGAGTTTCCCCCATATTTTGCAACTGGTTTTGGTTTGAATTTAAATGACCAGTCTGATCCCAATTTATTTACCCATTATCAATACGATGCGTTGGGCAGAAGTACTAAAAGAACAGACTGGAATGGTCATATTTACACAACGGGTTATCTCCTGTCATCCAAGATCATGCATGACCCTATTGATTTGTTGAATTCACCGGAAAATCAGTCTTATGACACACCAAAAATTGAGTGGTACGATGCCGAGGACCGATTGATTAAGACTGTCGAACAAAAAAGCAATTCCAATTTTGTTTCCTGCTATTTCTATGATCCTTTAGGACAGCGTGTACGAGTCATTATTAATGGAGATCAATACCTGGAAAACATATATGACTATTTGGGAAACCGTATAAAAAGTAGTTATCGGGATGCCGGAAGATATCTTTTTACATATGATTCCGAAGGAAATTTGATAGAAAGACAAGATGGAAAAGGGGATATTGTATATAGAAAATACGATATGCTGAACAGGATAAAAGAAGTATGGTTTGAAGGGCCCTCCGGAACAAAACAAGAAACATATACATACGACGATGATGGAACAGGGACGCCCAATCAAAAAGGCCATTTAGTAAAAGTCGATGGATTATTCGGTGACGTCAGTTACGAATACTCAAAGTGCAATTGCCTGAAATCCAAAACCCGTAATTTCCCTGGATTATCCGATGCATTGACCGTCAATTATGAAAAGGACCGAATTAACAGAATAAAAAAAGTGATTTATCCAGACGGGTTTGAAGCTAAACTTACCTATAATCATGGCGGTCTTATTGATTCTATAGATGGCGTTGTAAAAAAAATAGCCTATTCTCCGACAGGAAAACGAACCCGTATCGAATATGCAAACAATTCAGTTACTGCATATGAGTATGAGCCAGGAAGCACAATACTCAAACGCATAAAAACAATAGCACCTGATGGTGTTACAACTTATCAGGATGTATCCTATCAGCATGATATGGTCGGCAACATCACATCGATTACGGATATGGCGAATGTTGCCGGACATGTAAAGAATAATCAAACTTTTAAATACGATGAATTATACCAACTTGTACAAGCAACAGGCAAAGATGCTACAGGTGGCTATACACATAATTATGCGTATGATGATGATTTGAATATTTTAGATATGCCGGATGGACCACACAGCGGATCTCTGGAATATCGTAATACTTCAAAGCCCTGCCGGTTAACAGGTGTTGCCGGAAATCCAACTGCAGCCTATTCTTACGATGGTTCTGGAAATTTGACACAGGCCGATGGAAAGCTGTTTGAATTTGACGCCAAAAACCGGTTAACAAAAGTGACCAATAAAAAAGGCGACACTGAAGAATACTGGTACGATCAAAATAGTTCACGTGTGATGAAAAAGCTTACCCAAAATGGTGTAACCCAAACCTTCTACAATTTTGATGACATTTATCAAATAGAGGGAGAGACAGCCAAAAAAATGGTATATGATAATTCGCAACATATCGCCATAATTAATGACGATGCTTCGGGGCTGATTTTTCATAAGGATCATTTGGGAAACATTGTAGCGCAAAGCGATCTAAAATCCGGAGACTATATAGGTCAGGAGATTTATCTTCCCTTCGGTAAAATTGCTATGAATACGTCATATAATGTACCATTTCATTATAATGGCAAAAAATATGATGATATCTCAGGTTTGCAGTTTTTTGGTGGGCGATATTACATGCCTGAATATGGGCGTTTTTTAACGCCTGACCCTTTGCTGATTGAAATGCAACCTGAAAAATTCTTCAGATCACATCGCAGCCTGATTGTATACGGTTTTGTGTTAAACAACCCTGTCAATCTGATTGATCCTTTCGGGTTATGGTTTGGCATTGATGACTTGATTGTAGCAGCAGTTGGTTTTGTCGTCGGGGTGGTGGCGTATTGCATTAATGCTGCAATAAGCGGGTCGGATTTCAGTTTTGGAGAAATGCTGATGTCCGGGCTGGCCGGAGCCGCTATCGGCTGGCTTGCATATAACACGGTCGGTATTGGTTTAGTTGCGGTTATTTGGGCCGCACAATTATTGGCCCCGGCAGTCACCGGAGCACTGGACCAAGCAGCAATGGGAGATACATTCGGTAACAGGTTTCTGGGCTTTTTGAGCTTTGTTATAAAGTTCGCCGCATCTCCAATATCCTCAACAATCGGCCTGTTGATTGGCGGATTTGGAACCGGTTTTGGCCTATGGGGAGATGTCGAATGGTTCAAAGGAGGGGTTATCGCTTTTGAGTATAATTCTGGCAGTAGCGCTTTTTCAGCGGTAACTTTAGGCGCCACGGTTAATATATGGGAAGGTAATACTTCTAATCCACTATTCGCACATGAACTATATCACTCAAGGCAATATACCTATTTTGGTGATACGTTTATCCCTTTTTGGGTCATTGGCGGTTTGTGGGGCTTGTTAAGCTCCGCCTTGGCCGGTAAGGCCGATTGGAGTTGTTTCTCATCGACGAACCCAAACGATTGGTATGGCAACCCCCTTGAAGATGGCGCACACAGCGTCGAAAGGGGCGGCGGTTGCACATAGACACTCAAACAAGAGTCAAAACACCATAACTGTTAAAGAGTAGGTGGAAAAACAAAAACATTATAAACCGACCCGAAAAATCGGGTACTCCGATTTCTGTATTTGATCTACGATAACATACAAAAATCTAAGGCCGGGGGGCTTTATCTGGCCCCCGGCGTAAACGGCAGCGGACCCTACCGGCGAATCTATTTTGTTAATACGAACCTTCATTGCTTTTACACCCTGCTTCTTCCTCTTCTACTTGACGGGTATACTCAGCGATCTCCTCCAAATGTACTATAATCTGCTTTAAAGAACGGATTACGGCTTCTTCGCCATGATCCAATGACATCCGACGCGTGATTTTGTCTAAAAGCGCTTCATATCCCTTGATGCCGCCACCCATTGACTCTGAACTTGTGGCGTGGATTGCAAGGTCGATAACCGTAGACACTTCGCTCTTATTCATCTGGTCGGGATAAGTGGCATTCTGATTTATCTTTAAATCGTTAAAATAGGCCATGATGTTGGGGTAAAAATCGTCTTGCATCGTGAATCCTCCTGTGAAATGGGTGGTACATCAATAATTTCTTTTCCAGTGAAAAGGTCCAACTGCGTTTCACTGGCCGCTTTATTATCAAGCTCTTTCTCATCTTTTTATATATAACGGAATATCAAGATCGTACGATTATGTAAAGCCATAGAATTTTTGAATAGCGCTTTAGTCGCGGGATTCAGCTTTACTTTTTATAAAAGGTAATAGTTTTGGGTCAATTCTGTTCATCAATTTTGCTTGTTTGTATCATAATTATATACTTGTTGACAAAAAATAGGGATCTGTTTAAACAACCATGTCAACGCATAGAACGAATCTGTGCATGTTTTAAAAGTAAATAGAGTTTTCAAATAACGGCCAGGGGCCGACCTGACATATCATCTGCCAGGCTCAGCCCACAATGAAAGTTGAAAGATCTGTGTCACTTACACAGACTTTCCTATAAAAAAAATAATCAAAGCCAAGAAGGCCACCTACCGGATTTGTGTCCGTGTTTGTTGGGATTCCTGGCTTTTTTTGTTTTGAATCCAGGTAAGAAAGGTTGGGAATAGGCGTAAACGCTTGGGAAAGGCTCAATGTGCGATGGAACAATCTTATCTGATGATACGTATCAGACATATTTTAATGTTCATGCAGAAGCGCTAACCAGGAGGTGTTGAATGAAAAGACGAAGATTGGGACTTGGGGGAATAGTGTCACTATTAATTTGGGGGATGATTTTTCCCTGTTTTGTCTGGGCGATTGAACAGAATCCGTCCACAACCCTTGAAGACGTCGTGGTGACAGCGACACGGACAGACAAGACCCTGTTAGAGACAGCGGCCAGTGTTACGATTATTACAGCCGAGCAAATTGAAGAGATGGGGGCAACAAATTTTGTGGAAATTGTTGAAAACATTCCAGGCGTCGTAAAAGACAGCGACAGCCGCGAGCGGCTGACATTCAGGGGCAACCGCAGCCCGCAGTCCGGTGGCGTTTTAGTTCTCATTAACGGGGTGCCTGCCAATAATGGTATTGGATGGTATGTTGAATATGATTCAATTCCCGTCTCAGATATTGAACGCATTGAAGTCCGCCGATCTTCGGGAAACATCGCCTTTGGGCCTGATGCATCCAGAGGGGTGATCAATATTATCACCAAAAGGGGAAAAGCGGAGACCTTTTCCGGAAAAACAAGCGTTTCCTATGGCTCCTGGAACAGTCTAAAAGCCTTTGGCGGTGTTAGTGGACTGGTGGATAAATGGGATTATGCTTTTGGCGGTTCTTTTTTAAATACAGGCGGTTATGAAGATGATAATAAAGAATTGGGAACTGCCCGGGTCAGTGTAGGCCATAATTTTTCTGAAGAGACCCGCCTGGGCCTCAACCTTGACTGGCATAAGGCAGACTACGATACCATTTACGGGAAAACAAAATGGCAGTTGGACAATTATCGGCGGGAAAAAATCTTCCCCACATCCCAAACAAATGACACCCTGATCCATAACCGAGAGAATGAGGATGAGAATACAGCCGTAAGTCTTGAATTCAGCACAAAAAAAGAAAAATATTTTGCCAACGGGGTGGTGTCTTATGATAACACCGATCATGTTTACAGATATCTGGCCAAAAAACTTGATGCCGGTTACAGCACAACCAGTTCCTATTATGATTACCAGGAGGACAGTGATCAAGACAGGTTCCTGGCCAGAGCATCCGGCGGTTATAATTTTTTGTTCAACACAATAAAGTATACCCCCACCATCGGCGCAGATTATGAAAAGATCTCCTTTGATCTGGTTAAATCATATCCATGGTCGCCGACCCCATTGTCCGCTTCCCAAGAGAGTGCGGTTGCCAAAGGCACCATGGACGCTGAAAGGGAACGGTTCGGCATTTTTCTAAACAATGAACTGGACTTCAACCAACAGTGGGAATTGAGTTTCAGCGGCCGTTTTGATCAGGTGGATTATGATGTGAGTACCTTGCAATCCAACCAGGTGACCAACAGTCACTCCGATTTTTCCTGGGATATCACACCAGCCTATCATCCCAATTCAAACGCGACTGTCTATGCGTCGTTTTCTCAATCTTACTGGTATCCGGTATTGTATTACTATAAATATGCCATGGAATATGCCACAGATGAATATACGGCCGATGATTTGAAACCTGAAAAGTATCAGACCCTGGAATTGGGGTATAAGCAGTATGTCAGCGCTAAACTCAGCCTGGCTGTCACAGCCTATTACATGCAAGTGGATGATAAGTTCCTCTCCTTGTATGATTCAGATGATACCAGCGATTGGTTAGGATACAGAAACGTGGGGGATTCCGAACATATGGGCCTTGAGTTGGAAGCTTCAGGCCGGATCAATCCTATGGTGGGTTATCGCCTCCAAGGAGCATATCAGAATGCCGAGTGGGACAATGCCATATTCAAACCCTATATCTGGGGGGAGACATCTGATTCCAACAGCGAGAATGTGGATATTTCCGGCCAGCAATTACCCCATGTCCCTAAGTTTACCGGGACGTTCGGATTGGATTTTTATTTTCTGAATCACTGGAAATTCAGTGCGGATCTGAACTATTACGGCAAGCAGTATGTGGATGTTCTCAACCGGTACGAGATCAGCGATTATGTCACCGCTGATCTTAAACTGACCTATACCGCTGAAAAATTTAAAGTGTGGGTGCTGTGCAATAATGTATTTGACCGGGAAGAGTATAACTATTTCAATGAGACCGGGAGAAGAAATTCTGACGGGACCCCATATAAACAGTACTATTATCCCATGAGCGGCCGGTACATTGAGGCAGGCGTCTCCTTTGATTTCTAACTCGATATGCAATTTTGCATGAAAAGATGTCTTGCCATTGTCATTCTGACGGTCTTCGGGATTCTCCCCGGCTCTTCAATCGTTGCGGCCCCGGAGACCCGGCAGACCATTGTGGTGGAAGATGCCAACGGCACACAGATAGAGGTCGAACTGCCGGTGAAACGCCTGGTGGTCCTGACCTCTGACGCGCTGGAGGTCATCCGGTCTTTAGAAGCGTCTGATCTTGTGGCCGGGGTATACTCCGGAATTTCGAAAAACAGTCTGTTCTGGCCCAAGCTCAATGACAAACCCAAGGTAGGGTCCTGGAAAGAGGTCAATTACGAACAGGTTGTGGAACTTAATCCCGATGCCGTGCTCTGTTACGGCTCCCGGCCCGGCAGGGACATGGAAAAAAAGCTTGCGCCTTTCGGCATTCAGGTGATTCGGCTTGATTTTTATAAACCCGCCACCCTTCCCAAAGAGGTTCTCATTCTTGGCCAAATTCTTGGTAAGGAACAAGAGGCCGCAGATCTAGCTGCATGGTATGGGGAGCACATGAACCATATTCGGCGTTTTCTGAAAAAATCATCTGCCTGCCCAAACGTCTATATCGAAGGAAATGCAAGCTACCATACCGCAGCCCCCGGAGCCGGCGGCCATGACATGTGCGTGTCATCCGGGGGAAACAATATCGCCGGAGCATTGTCCATTCCCTATCCTGAAGTGACATCGGAGTGGATCGTGACAGCCAACCCTGATGTGGTGGTTAAAGTCACCACAAAAAGCGCAGGCGGATCATGTTACAGCATGGCGGATGCACGAAATTATGAATCCATCCAGGCGGGTATTATCAACAGACCGGCATGGTCCCACACCAACGCCGTAAAAAGCGGCCGGGTCCACGTGATCGCCAACGATATCTGGACCGGTCCCCGGGCAGTGGTCGGCATGTACTACCTGGTTAAATGGTTCTTCCCTGACACATCCCCCAATTTTCATCCGGATCAGCTGCACAGACAATACCTTGAAAAATTTCAAAAAATCCCGTATCAAGGCGTGTATGTCTATCCCGAATAACGGCCATGGGCCGACCTGGTCTATCAGCACCCAGGCTCAACCCACACCTAAAGTTGAAAGATCCGTGTGGGTTACACATACTTTCTTGTAAAAAAGGACGCCTGTGAATGGATGAATGATCTTCAGAACCAATATCGAAGGCGAGGCACAAGAAAAATTTTTTTCATTTTTTTTCTTTGTTTTGTACTAGCCGGTATGATGGTCAGTGCCCTTTGCCTGGGGGCGTCAACCATGGGGTTTTTCCAATCTTTAAACGCATTGTTCACCAATACCGGACGCGCCTCGGCCATCATATGGCAACTTCGGCTGCCAAGGGTCGTTATGGCCGTTCTGGTGGGAGGCGGCCTTGCCGTGGCCGGCAGCGTGTTCCAGGCCATTTTAAAAAATCCATTGGCATCGCCCTACACCCTGGGGATCGCCTCAAGCGCCGGATTCGGGGCTGTGGCTGCCATTGTTTTCGGCGGCTCCCTGTATGGTCAGTATCTGGTGGCAGGCTCGGCATTCTTTTTTTCCCTTGCCGCCTCTTTTCTCATCCTGGGGATTGCCAGGTTTAAAGGCGCTTCCCCAGAGATTATGATCCTTTCCGGGATTGCCGTCATGTTTCTTTTTTCGTCTCTGTCTTCTTTTTTACAGTATATGGGCACCGTGGAACAGGTGCATGAAATCGTGTTCTGGTTTTTTGGCAGCCTGACCAAGGTAGGATGGCCGGAAATCATGGTTGCCGCCGTGATGATCATGTTACCGGTGCCCCTTCTGATTAAACTCTCATTTGATCTAAATCTATTGGCCGCAGGCGACGAATCAGCAAACGCTATGGGTGTCAATGTCACTGGTATCCGGACCACCGGCGTAATCCTTGCTTCTTTGATCACTGCCGCCGGAATCTGCTTTACCGGTGTCATCGGTTTTATCGGCCTTGTTGCGCCCCATATCGCCCGGATGATTGTGGGCAGCGACCACTGGTATCTTCTGCCCTCCTCAGCACTGATCGGCGCCACTCTGGTCCTGGCGGCAGACACGGCAGGACGAACCTGCTGGGCCCCCCAGGTGATTCCTCTGGGCATTGTCACCTCCTTTATGGGCGTACCGTTTTTCTTTTACCTGCTTATGAAAAAAAAGAAGGCGTACTGGTAATGCTTCAAGTTGATGCCCTCTCGTTTGGATACAAAAAAAGAACCATCCTTACGGATATAAGCCTGAAGGTTCATAAAGGACAAATGGTCAGTATAGTCGGTCCTAACGGAACCGGAAAGACAACGCTGATCAAATGCCTTGCCGGT
This window of the uncultured Desulfobacter sp. genome carries:
- a CDS encoding ABC transporter substrate-binding protein, with amino-acid sequence MKRCLAIVILTVFGILPGSSIVAAPETRQTIVVEDANGTQIEVELPVKRLVVLTSDALEVIRSLEASDLVAGVYSGISKNSLFWPKLNDKPKVGSWKEVNYEQVVELNPDAVLCYGSRPGRDMEKKLAPFGIQVIRLDFYKPATLPKEVLILGQILGKEQEAADLAAWYGEHMNHIRRFLKKSSACPNVYIEGNASYHTAAPGAGGHDMCVSSGGNNIAGALSIPYPEVTSEWIVTANPDVVVKVTTKSAGGSCYSMADARNYESIQAGIINRPAWSHTNAVKSGRVHVIANDIWTGPRAVVGMYYLVKWFFPDTSPNFHPDQLHRQYLEKFQKIPYQGVYVYPE
- a CDS encoding SpvB/TcaC N-terminal domain-containing protein, with the translated sequence MAKPSATNPDILPLPKGGGGMNSIDESFKTNLSSGSGTYQVPIDLPRGVNDLKPTLSLSYSTGQGNGVFGMGWALPVPNILRSNRNGQPAFNNSTDIFTFEGKELIHIGESVYRPDVETDFSRIKKLAKGWEITSKNGLRFLIGTTDSSCMIVKDENNNDQILQWFVTQIIDTYGNTIQFKYQKIGGNLYLQEVQYAIYTLHLTYEDREDKFSDFSKGLEIRTTKRCSAIMLSMNTGTVEPIKRYKLKYESSAYSNLSLLKEILPVALQTNAGITEKLELPPIQFGYTDFNPLKHKLELFEHPKGAIPPPSLLDNDITLLDYNGNGLPGIFEMNNGKIRFWENNGNLQWETPETYKEVPLAADLSDDRITFADLNGSGLADMFLVESPTTGYFPNNRKKWGRKKTFDYAPHFSLKDKNTRLLDVDGDLQVDAMHTDNKAFYIYKNNNGEKWLAPKVIKRKHDREIFPDVNFSDASIRLADVVGDGRQHIVQIHSKRIVFWPNLGNGNWGTRRTIKNAPKLPQNYQPERLFLVDIDGDGLSDIVYVDYDRVYCWMNQSGHAFSEAIEIKGTPPMANAAIVIADMKGTGTQGILWSFHQSLKNNVKYRYLELAGAEKPYLLNSITNNAGVQTKVFYSSSVQFKSDDQVQESFLPFPVNVISKIEVTDPATNNTAISDFEYYDGNYDADFKQFLGFGKAVKIDRGDASEPSLKTISYFHNDDPGLKGAQFKTQIFGIDNTALQEKPYKTEENIYSVKTIVTTAEGKAVKAVNLEKNVKKNFERTDSFNSITLTFDYDEFGNKISEVKETLWHDDGGALQSRYLKKETEYAKNTSKWLVGYPCRVITRDRLNNIIEGNITYYDGNEFIGLPVGQIDKGGVMRERHLAITDSILNTVYPSWTHDMASLGYVSDNDPVLGDGYYVDKVAQKIDSNGNPTERKNSKGNSIKIEFDSFGIYPLKIISPNNLIQTTEFEYKYGSIIKQYDYNNVPKTMEYDIAGRLVKVFRHDDPANEAHIEYQYHASHGSNHRTTLTRPEMGSTVQHKKVEYFDGYGEKLQVRSEAEDGKLVVSGNTIRNCKGNIIKEFPPYFATGFGLNLNDQSDPNLFTHYQYDALGRSTKRTDWNGHIYTTGYLLSSKIMHDPIDLLNSPENQSYDTPKIEWYDAEDRLIKTVEQKSNSNFVSCYFYDPLGQRVRVIINGDQYLENIYDYLGNRIKSSYRDAGRYLFTYDSEGNLIERQDGKGDIVYRKYDMLNRIKEVWFEGPSGTKQETYTYDDDGTGTPNQKGHLVKVDGLFGDVSYEYSKCNCLKSKTRNFPGLSDALTVNYEKDRINRIKKVIYPDGFEAKLTYNHGGLIDSIDGVVKKIAYSPTGKRTRIEYANNSVTAYEYEPGSTILKRIKTIAPDGVTTYQDVSYQHDMVGNITSITDMANVAGHVKNNQTFKYDELYQLVQATGKDATGGYTHNYAYDDDLNILDMPDGPHSGSLEYRNTSKPCRLTGVAGNPTAAYSYDGSGNLTQADGKLFEFDAKNRLTKVTNKKGDTEEYWYDQNSSRVMKKLTQNGVTQTFYNFDDIYQIEGETAKKMVYDNSQHIAIINDDASGLIFHKDHLGNIVAQSDLKSGDYIGQEIYLPFGKIAMNTSYNVPFHYNGKKYDDISGLQFFGGRYYMPEYGRFLTPDPLLIEMQPEKFFRSHRSLIVYGFVLNNPVNLIDPFGLWFGIDDLIVAAVGFVVGVVAYCINAAISGSDFSFGEMLMSGLAGAAIGWLAYNTVGIGLVAVIWAAQLLAPAVTGALDQAAMGDTFGNRFLGFLSFVIKFAASPISSTIGLLIGGFGTGFGLWGDVEWFKGGVIAFEYNSGSSAFSAVTLGATVNIWEGNTSNPLFAHELYHSRQYTYFGDTFIPFWVIGGLWGLLSSALAGKADWSCFSSTNPNDWYGNPLEDGAHSVERGGGCT
- a CDS encoding TonB-dependent receptor, which produces MKRRRLGLGGIVSLLIWGMIFPCFVWAIEQNPSTTLEDVVVTATRTDKTLLETAASVTIITAEQIEEMGATNFVEIVENIPGVVKDSDSRERLTFRGNRSPQSGGVLVLINGVPANNGIGWYVEYDSIPVSDIERIEVRRSSGNIAFGPDASRGVINIITKRGKAETFSGKTSVSYGSWNSLKAFGGVSGLVDKWDYAFGGSFLNTGGYEDDNKELGTARVSVGHNFSEETRLGLNLDWHKADYDTIYGKTKWQLDNYRREKIFPTSQTNDTLIHNRENEDENTAVSLEFSTKKEKYFANGVVSYDNTDHVYRYLAKKLDAGYSTTSSYYDYQEDSDQDRFLARASGGYNFLFNTIKYTPTIGADYEKISFDLVKSYPWSPTPLSASQESAVAKGTMDAERERFGIFLNNELDFNQQWELSFSGRFDQVDYDVSTLQSNQVTNSHSDFSWDITPAYHPNSNATVYASFSQSYWYPVLYYYKYAMEYATDEYTADDLKPEKYQTLELGYKQYVSAKLSLAVTAYYMQVDDKFLSLYDSDDTSDWLGYRNVGDSEHMGLELEASGRINPMVGYRLQGAYQNAEWDNAIFKPYIWGETSDSNSENVDISGQQLPHVPKFTGTFGLDFYFLNHWKFSADLNYYGKQYVDVLNRYEISDYVTADLKLTYTAEKFKVWVLCNNVFDREEYNYFNETGRRNSDGTPYKQYYYPMSGRYIEAGVSFDF
- a CDS encoding iron ABC transporter permease, producing MNDLQNQYRRRGTRKIFFIFFLCFVLAGMMVSALCLGASTMGFFQSLNALFTNTGRASAIIWQLRLPRVVMAVLVGGGLAVAGSVFQAILKNPLASPYTLGIASSAGFGAVAAIVFGGSLYGQYLVAGSAFFFSLAASFLILGIARFKGASPEIMILSGIAVMFLFSSLSSFLQYMGTVEQVHEIVFWFFGSLTKVGWPEIMVAAVMIMLPVPLLIKLSFDLNLLAAGDESANAMGVNVTGIRTTGVILASLITAAGICFTGVIGFIGLVAPHIARMIVGSDHWYLLPSSALIGATLVLAADTAGRTCWAPQVIPLGIVTSFMGVPFFFYLLMKKKKAYW